From a region of the Pectobacterium aquaticum genome:
- the rlmM gene encoding 23S rRNA (cytidine(2498)-2'-O)-methyltransferase RlmM, translating to MNKVILYCRPGFEKECAAEITEKATQHNAFGFARVKENSGYVVFECYQHEDAERLVKTLPFHELIFARQMFLSGELLRDLPSEDRITPIVGMLTGAIERAGELRVEVPDTNESKELMKFCRKFTVPLRAALREHKILLGYEKADRPVLHVLFIAPGCCYAGYSYSNNNSPFYMGIPRLKFPSDAPSRSTLKLEEAFHVFIPADEWDERLGSGMYAVDLGACPGGWTYQLVKRSMMVYAVDNGPMAPSLMDTGQVMHHQADGFRFEVPRNNVYWLVCDMVEKPAKVTSLMSDWLIKGWCREAIFNLKLPMKKRYEEVSQNLAMLRERLSENGVNAEVHAKHLYHDREEITVHVRRFWSAVPGRRDER from the coding sequence ATGAATAAAGTCATTTTGTATTGCCGCCCTGGGTTTGAGAAAGAGTGTGCGGCGGAAATAACGGAAAAAGCCACGCAGCATAATGCTTTCGGCTTCGCGCGGGTAAAAGAGAACAGTGGCTACGTTGTGTTTGAATGCTATCAGCATGAAGATGCTGAACGTCTGGTCAAAACGCTGCCGTTTCATGAACTGATTTTTGCCCGCCAGATGTTCCTGAGCGGTGAACTGCTGCGCGATCTGCCGTCAGAAGACCGCATCACGCCAATCGTGGGTATGCTGACGGGAGCCATTGAACGCGCGGGAGAGCTGCGCGTCGAAGTTCCCGACACCAATGAAAGCAAAGAGCTGATGAAGTTCTGCCGCAAATTCACCGTACCGCTGCGCGCGGCATTGCGTGAGCACAAAATTCTGCTGGGTTATGAAAAAGCGGATCGTCCGGTGCTGCATGTGCTGTTTATTGCGCCCGGCTGCTGCTATGCCGGTTATTCTTATAGCAATAACAATTCACCGTTTTATATGGGGATCCCACGCCTCAAGTTCCCTTCTGATGCGCCAAGCCGTTCGACGCTTAAGCTGGAAGAAGCGTTTCACGTCTTTATTCCTGCCGACGAGTGGGATGAGCGTCTGGGCAGCGGCATGTATGCGGTGGATTTAGGTGCCTGCCCCGGCGGCTGGACTTACCAACTGGTTAAACGCAGTATGATGGTTTATGCGGTAGACAACGGACCAATGGCACCGAGCCTGATGGATACCGGACAGGTGATGCACCATCAGGCGGATGGCTTCCGCTTTGAAGTGCCGCGTAATAACGTGTATTGGCTGGTGTGCGATATGGTGGAAAAGCCCGCGAAAGTCACCAGCCTGATGAGTGATTGGCTGATCAAGGGCTGGTGTCGTGAAGCGATATTCAACCTGAAGTTGCCGATGAAGAAGCGCTATGAAGAGGTTTCACAGAATCTGGCCATGCTGCGTGAGCGCTTGAGCGAAAATGGCGTTAATGCTGAAGTGCATGCCAAGCATTTGTACCATGACCGTGAGGAAATCACCGTGCATGTTCGTCGTTTCTGGAGCGCGGTGCCCGGCCGTCGCGACGAGCGATAG
- a CDS encoding DUF3461 family protein, with protein sequence MYDNLKSLGITNPDDIDRYSLRQEANNDILKIYFRKDKGEFFAKSVKFKYPRQRKTIVADNSGQGYKEINEISPNLRYVIDELDKICQQEQVEVDLKRKILDDLRHLESVVSNKITEIEADLEKLTKNR encoded by the coding sequence ATGTACGACAATCTAAAAAGCCTGGGCATTACCAATCCCGATGATATCGATCGCTATAGCCTGCGTCAGGAAGCAAACAACGACATCCTAAAAATCTATTTTCGTAAAGATAAGGGCGAGTTTTTCGCTAAAAGCGTGAAGTTCAAGTATCCACGCCAGCGCAAGACCATCGTGGCAGACAATTCTGGACAGGGCTACAAAGAGATCAACGAGATCAGCCCAAACCTTCGCTATGTAATTGATGAATTGGACAAAATCTGCCAACAGGAACAGGTTGAAGTCGATCTGAAACGCAAAATCCTTGACGACCTGCGTCATCTGGAAAGCGTGGTTTCCAACAAAATTACCGAAATCGAAGCAGATTTAGAGAAACTAACCAAGAATCGCTAA
- the ppnN gene encoding nucleotide 5'-monophosphate nucleosidase PpnN, with protein MITHISPLGSMDLLSQLEVDMLKSTASSDLYRLFRNCSLAVLNSGSQTDNSKELLSRYEDFDINVLRRERGVKLELVNPPEDAFVDGNIIRALQANLFAVLRDILFVNGQIASAGRYQNLNLENSAHITNLVFSILRNARALHVGEEPNMVVCWGGHSINEIEYQYGRKVGSQLGLRELNICTGCGPGAMEAPMKGAAVGHAQQRYKEGRFIGMTEPSIIAAEPPNPLVNELIIMPDIEKRLEAFVRIGHGIIIFPGGVGTAEEFLYLLGIMMNPENSEQVLPIILTGPEESADYFRVLDEFIVSTLGRQARRYYSIIINDAAEVARQMKKAMPLVKESRRHTGDAYSFNWSLRIAPDLQLPFEPTHENMAALNLHPNQPAEELAAALRRAFSGIVAGNVKEVGIQAIEQRGPYKIHGDPQMMKSMDTLLQGFVAQQRMKLPGSAYIPCYEICA; from the coding sequence TTGATTACACATATCAGCCCATTGGGATCGATGGATTTGTTATCGCAGTTGGAAGTGGACATGCTGAAAAGCACAGCCAGCAGCGATCTCTACCGTTTGTTTCGCAACTGTTCCCTCGCCGTACTGAATTCTGGTAGCCAGACAGATAACAGCAAAGAGCTACTGTCTCGTTATGAAGATTTTGATATCAACGTGCTGCGCCGCGAGCGCGGCGTCAAACTGGAATTGGTGAACCCGCCGGAAGACGCCTTCGTTGACGGCAACATCATTCGCGCCTTGCAGGCTAACCTGTTCGCCGTATTGCGCGACATTCTGTTCGTCAATGGCCAAATCGCCAGTGCAGGTCGCTATCAGAACCTGAATCTGGAAAATTCCGCCCATATCACCAATCTGGTGTTCTCTATCCTGCGTAATGCCAGAGCGCTCCACGTCGGGGAAGAACCGAACATGGTGGTCTGCTGGGGCGGCCACTCGATTAATGAAATCGAATACCAGTATGGCCGTAAAGTGGGCAGTCAGCTCGGCCTGCGTGAACTGAATATCTGCACGGGCTGCGGTCCGGGTGCGATGGAAGCGCCAATGAAAGGTGCTGCCGTCGGTCATGCGCAGCAGCGCTATAAAGAAGGACGCTTCATCGGCATGACTGAACCGTCCATCATTGCCGCTGAACCACCGAATCCGCTGGTCAATGAACTGATTATCATGCCAGATATCGAAAAGCGTCTGGAAGCGTTTGTCCGTATCGGACACGGCATCATTATTTTCCCCGGTGGGGTCGGAACGGCGGAAGAGTTCCTCTATCTGCTGGGCATTATGATGAACCCAGAAAACAGCGAGCAGGTGCTGCCGATTATCCTGACCGGGCCAGAGGAAAGTGCCGACTATTTCCGCGTGCTGGACGAATTCATTGTTAGCACGCTGGGCCGTCAGGCGCGTCGTTACTACTCGATCATCATTAATGATGCAGCAGAAGTCGCCCGTCAGATGAAGAAAGCGATGCCACTGGTGAAAGAAAGCCGCCGCCACACGGGCGATGCCTACAGCTTTAACTGGTCACTGCGCATCGCACCCGATCTGCAACTGCCTTTTGAGCCGACACATGAAAATATGGCCGCCCTCAATCTGCATCCGAATCAGCCGGCTGAAGAGCTGGCTGCCGCGCTGCGCCGGGCGTTCTCCGGTATTGTGGCCGGCAACGTGAAGGAAGTCGGTATTCAGGCGATTGAGCAACGTGGGCCGTACAAAATTCACGGCGACCCGCAGATGATGAAAAGCATGGATACGCTGCTACAGGGCTTTGTCGCACAACAGCGCATGAAGCTGCCCGGCAGCGCCTATATCCCCTGCTACGAAATCTGCGCCTAA
- the xni gene encoding flap endonuclease Xni translates to MPVHLLIVDALNLIRRIHAVQGSPCITACQHALHQLIQNSQPTHAVAVFDDEDRDTSWRHQLLPDYKAGRTPMPENLKQELPQIKAAFAAVGVASWHSPGNEADDLAATLAAKLSSAGHQATIVSTDKGYCQLLAPHIQIRDYFQKRWLDLPFIEQEFGVSPQQLTDYWGLAGISSSKIPGVAGIGPKSATQLLQQAGSLEALYQQLDTVPEKWRKKLEQHKEMALISRQVATLRTDLTLNGNLQQLRLPVQNSAQPHSH, encoded by the coding sequence ATGCCCGTCCATTTGCTGATTGTCGACGCGCTCAATCTGATACGTCGCATTCATGCGGTACAAGGTTCGCCTTGTATCACGGCATGCCAACATGCGCTGCATCAACTCATACAAAACAGTCAGCCTACGCACGCGGTGGCCGTCTTTGATGATGAAGATCGCGATACCAGTTGGCGTCACCAACTCTTGCCTGACTACAAGGCAGGACGCACGCCAATGCCGGAGAATCTGAAGCAGGAACTCCCGCAGATTAAAGCGGCCTTTGCCGCCGTTGGTGTAGCCAGTTGGCATAGCCCCGGCAATGAAGCCGACGATTTGGCGGCTACACTGGCCGCCAAGTTGTCATCCGCAGGTCATCAGGCAACGATCGTGTCGACTGACAAAGGGTATTGCCAGCTACTGGCTCCACACATTCAGATCCGGGATTACTTTCAGAAACGCTGGCTGGACCTGCCGTTTATCGAACAGGAGTTTGGTGTGTCACCGCAGCAGTTGACGGACTACTGGGGGCTAGCTGGCATTAGCAGCAGCAAGATTCCGGGCGTAGCAGGCATCGGCCCTAAAAGTGCCACACAGCTTTTGCAACAGGCAGGAAGTCTGGAGGCGCTGTATCAACAGTTGGATACCGTACCGGAGAAGTGGCGTAAGAAGCTGGAGCAGCATAAAGAAATGGCGCTGATCAGTCGTCAGGTCGCGACGCTACGTACCGATTTAACGCTTAATGGCAATCTACAACAACTGAGGCTGCCAGTGCAGAATAGCGCTCAGCCGCATTCTCACTAG
- a CDS encoding DUF423 domain-containing protein, which translates to MNSRFMLVFAAISGFTFVALGAFGSHVLSKTLGATELGWLHTGLEYQAFHTLAILALAVAMQQRTNLWFYWSSVFLALGTVLFCGSLYCLALSHLKLWVYVTPIGGACFLVGWILILVGALRLKRKAKRHE; encoded by the coding sequence ATGAATAGTCGTTTCATGCTGGTGTTTGCTGCTATCAGCGGCTTCACTTTTGTCGCGCTGGGCGCGTTTGGCTCTCACGTTCTCAGCAAAACGCTGGGCGCAACGGAGCTGGGCTGGCTACATACCGGCCTTGAATATCAGGCATTTCATACGCTGGCGATTCTGGCGTTAGCGGTTGCGATGCAACAGCGAACCAATCTGTGGTTTTACTGGAGCAGCGTTTTTCTGGCGTTGGGAACGGTACTCTTCTGCGGAAGTTTGTACTGTCTGGCGCTTTCTCACCTGAAACTGTGGGTTTATGTGACGCCGATTGGCGGAGCCTGTTTTCTGGTGGGGTGGATATTAATATTGGTTGGCGCACTGCGTCTGAAGAGAAAGGCTAAACGCCATGAATAA
- a CDS encoding flavodoxin, translated as MAQIGIFVGTVYGNALLVAEEAENILKDRGHEVKVFEDATLESWLDYREQTVLVVTSTTGQGQLPDSIVPLYAALRDKGGYQPALHYGVIALGDSSYPNFCAGGHLFDALLQEIGAKRLGDVLDVDAVEHPEPEVISCPWVEAWADLVDAQ; from the coding sequence ATGGCGCAGATTGGTATTTTTGTTGGTACGGTCTACGGGAATGCATTGCTGGTGGCCGAAGAAGCCGAAAATATCCTCAAGGATCGTGGCCATGAGGTTAAGGTCTTTGAAGATGCGACGCTGGAATCCTGGCTGGACTACCGCGAGCAGACGGTTTTAGTTGTCACGTCGACGACGGGACAAGGCCAGTTGCCTGATTCTATTGTTCCGCTTTATGCCGCACTGCGTGATAAAGGCGGTTACCAGCCCGCGCTGCACTATGGCGTGATTGCGCTGGGTGACAGCAGTTACCCGAATTTCTGCGCGGGTGGCCATCTTTTCGATGCCTTATTGCAGGAAATCGGTGCTAAGCGTCTGGGCGATGTGTTGGACGTTGATGCAGTCGAGCATCCAGAGCCGGAAGTGATTTCATGCCCGTGGGTTGAAGCATGGGCTGATTTGGTTGATGCGCAGTGA
- a CDS encoding YgdI/YgdR family lipoprotein: MKNKISIFAAIVMAFSLAACSSNYVMHTNDGRTIVAEGKPKVDDETGMISYTDAYGQQQQINRDNVKEMAKGK, translated from the coding sequence ATGAAGAATAAAATTTCTATTTTTGCCGCTATCGTGATGGCGTTTTCTCTGGCAGCCTGTTCCAGTAATTACGTCATGCATACTAATGACGGTCGTACCATCGTCGCAGAGGGGAAACCGAAGGTTGATGATGAGACGGGTATGATCAGCTATACCGATGCCTACGGTCAGCAGCAGCAAATTAACCGTGATAATGTGAAAGAAATGGCGAAAGGGAAATAG
- the queF gene encoding NADPH-dependent 7-cyano-7-deazaguanine reductase QueF (Catalyzes the NADPH-dependent reduction of 7-cyano-7-deazaguanine (preQ0) to 7-aminomethyl-7-deazaguanine (preQ1) in queuosine biosynthesis), which translates to MSVYDKHQALSGLTLGKPTPYHDRYDAALLQPVPRSLNRDPLGIYPDSLPFHGADIWTLYELSWLNNRGVPQVAVGEMHLNAESLNLIESKSFKLYLNSFNQTAFDSWESVRATLAKDLAHCAQGDVSITLFKLNELEGQPLAGFTGECIDDQDIQIDSYDFNADYLATNEQDAPVVEETLVSHLLKSNCLITHQPDWGSVQIHYRGKRINREALLRYIVSFRHHNEFHEQCVERIFNDIMHYYQPEKLSVYARYTRRGGLDINPWRSNTPFTAPNGRLPRQ; encoded by the coding sequence ATGTCCGTCTATGACAAGCATCAGGCCCTGAGCGGGCTGACACTGGGCAAACCCACTCCCTATCATGACCGCTATGATGCCGCACTTCTGCAACCCGTGCCACGTAGCCTGAACCGCGATCCACTCGGCATTTATCCTGACAGCCTGCCGTTTCATGGTGCGGATATCTGGACGCTCTATGAGCTTTCCTGGCTGAACAATCGCGGCGTACCTCAGGTAGCCGTTGGTGAAATGCATCTCAATGCGGAAAGCCTGAATCTGATTGAATCAAAAAGTTTTAAGCTGTATCTGAACAGCTTTAATCAAACGGCATTCGACAGTTGGGAAAGCGTTCGCGCAACGTTAGCCAAGGATCTGGCGCATTGTGCACAAGGGGATGTCAGCATCACGCTTTTCAAACTCAACGAGCTTGAAGGCCAGCCACTAGCGGGATTCACAGGCGAGTGCATCGACGACCAAGACATCCAGATCGACAGCTACGACTTCAACGCCGACTATCTGGCGACCAACGAACAGGACGCGCCAGTCGTTGAAGAAACGCTGGTCAGCCACCTGCTGAAATCCAACTGTTTGATCACCCATCAACCCGACTGGGGCTCGGTACAGATTCACTATCGCGGCAAGCGTATCAACCGTGAAGCACTGCTGCGCTACATTGTCTCATTTCGTCATCATAACGAATTTCACGAACAGTGTGTGGAACGAATTTTTAACGACATCATGCACTATTACCAGCCGGAAAAGCTCAGCGTGTATGCCCGTTATACCCGCCGCGGCGGGCTGGACATCAACCCGTGGCGCAGTAACACCCCGTTTACTGCACCAAATGGCCGCCTGCCGCGCCAGTAA
- a CDS encoding YqcC family protein, producing MSRENQIRQSLLDIERALRESAFWQVVPPEEQAFNSTEPFSLDTMKPEEWLQWVFLPRMHALLDSDLALPAELALLPYFEDALEGSPEETAAVLLRIKLLDELFAPDVQDGAVHDA from the coding sequence ATGAGCAGAGAGAACCAGATTCGTCAGTCATTATTAGATATTGAGCGCGCACTGAGGGAAAGCGCTTTCTGGCAGGTTGTCCCACCGGAAGAGCAGGCGTTTAACAGCACGGAGCCCTTTAGCCTCGATACCATGAAACCCGAAGAGTGGTTGCAGTGGGTTTTTTTGCCGCGCATGCATGCGTTATTGGACAGCGATCTGGCGCTGCCCGCTGAACTGGCTTTACTGCCTTATTTCGAAGACGCGCTGGAAGGGTCGCCAGAAGAAACAGCGGCGGTTCTGTTGCGTATCAAACTGCTCGATGAGCTATTCGCCCCCGATGTACAGGATGGCGCAGTGCACGATGCTTGA
- the dapD gene encoding 2,3,4,5-tetrahydropyridine-2,6-dicarboxylate N-succinyltransferase yields the protein MHQQLQNIIETAFERRAEITPANADTVTREAVNQAINLLDSGALRVAEKIDGQWVTHQWLKKAVLLSFRINDNQLIEGGETRFFDKVPMKFADYDEARFQREGVRVAPPASVRRGAYIARNTVLMPSYVNIGAYVDEGTMVDTWVTVGSCAQIGKNVHLSGGVGIGGVLEPLQANPTIIEDNCFIGARSEVVEGVVVEEGSVISMGVFISQSTRIYDRETGEIHYGRVPAGSVVVSGNLPSKDGSHSLYCAIIVKKVDAKTRAKVGINELLRSID from the coding sequence ATGCACCAACAATTACAGAACATCATTGAGACGGCTTTCGAGCGCCGCGCTGAAATCACTCCGGCAAACGCAGACACCGTCACGCGTGAAGCCGTCAATCAAGCTATCAACCTGCTGGACAGCGGCGCCCTGCGCGTTGCAGAGAAAATCGACGGCCAATGGGTTACCCATCAATGGCTGAAGAAAGCCGTGCTGCTCTCTTTCCGAATTAACGATAACCAACTTATCGAAGGCGGAGAAACACGCTTTTTCGACAAAGTACCCATGAAATTCGCTGACTATGATGAAGCGCGTTTCCAGCGTGAAGGCGTGCGCGTTGCACCGCCGGCCAGCGTGCGTCGCGGTGCCTATATCGCACGTAATACCGTGCTGATGCCGTCTTACGTCAACATCGGCGCTTACGTTGATGAAGGCACGATGGTGGATACGTGGGTAACCGTAGGTTCTTGTGCTCAGATCGGTAAAAACGTTCACCTGTCCGGCGGCGTCGGCATCGGTGGTGTTCTGGAGCCGTTACAAGCGAACCCAACCATCATCGAAGATAACTGCTTCATCGGTGCGCGTTCTGAAGTCGTGGAAGGCGTTGTCGTTGAGGAAGGTTCCGTCATCTCTATGGGCGTGTTCATCAGCCAAAGCACCCGTATTTACGATCGTGAAACCGGTGAAATTCACTATGGCCGCGTCCCAGCGGGCTCCGTTGTGGTTTCCGGCAACCTGCCGTCCAAAGATGGCAGCCACAGTCTGTACTGTGCAATCATTGTGAAGAAAGTGGATGCGAAAACCCGCGCGAAAGTGGGAATCAATGAGTTATTACGCTCCATCGACTAA
- the csdA gene encoding cysteine desulfurase CsdA has translation MTPFNPATFRQQFPALQHSTVYLDSAATALKPQPVIDAVQAFYGSESGTVHRSQHRGAQALTQRFEGAREQVATLLHADDPRSIVWTRGTTEAINLVAQSYARPRLQPGDEIVVSEAEHHANLIPWLMVAQQTGAKIVKLPIGADLLPDIEQLATLITPKTRLLALGQMSNVTGGQPDLARAIALAHRYGAVVMVDGAQGIVHCPPDVQALDIDFYAFSGHKLYAPTGIGVLYGKTALLESMMPWQGGGKMMTQVSFDGFKPQAIPQRFEAGTPHIAGVLGLSAALDWLTTLDWHAAEQHSQQLAQLAETHLAQFPGFRSFRSPQSSVLSFDIADVHHSDLVTLLAESGIALRAGHHCAQPLMDSLGVSGTLRASFAPYNNQQDVAALIAAVGSALELLID, from the coding sequence ATGACACCGTTTAACCCCGCCACCTTTCGCCAACAGTTTCCCGCTCTCCAGCATTCGACTGTCTATCTTGATAGTGCCGCGACCGCACTGAAGCCGCAGCCCGTCATTGATGCGGTGCAGGCGTTCTATGGTAGCGAGAGTGGTACGGTGCATCGCAGCCAGCATCGCGGCGCGCAGGCGTTAACCCAGCGTTTTGAAGGCGCTCGTGAGCAAGTCGCCACGTTACTCCACGCCGACGATCCGCGTTCCATTGTCTGGACCAGAGGCACGACGGAAGCGATCAATCTGGTCGCGCAGAGCTATGCGCGCCCTCGCCTTCAACCGGGCGACGAGATCGTCGTGAGCGAAGCGGAACACCACGCTAACCTTATTCCGTGGCTGATGGTGGCGCAGCAAACGGGCGCTAAGATCGTGAAGTTGCCGATAGGCGCGGACTTGTTACCGGATATCGAACAGTTAGCCACGCTGATCACGCCAAAAACCCGCCTGCTGGCGCTGGGACAGATGTCAAACGTGACAGGTGGCCAGCCCGATCTGGCGCGGGCGATTGCGCTGGCTCACCGCTATGGTGCGGTAGTAATGGTTGACGGTGCGCAGGGCATTGTTCACTGCCCGCCCGATGTACAGGCACTGGATATCGATTTCTATGCGTTTTCCGGGCACAAGCTTTATGCTCCAACCGGGATCGGCGTGCTGTACGGCAAAACTGCCTTACTGGAAAGCATGATGCCGTGGCAAGGCGGCGGGAAAATGATGACGCAGGTTTCCTTTGACGGCTTCAAACCGCAGGCGATTCCACAGCGTTTTGAAGCGGGAACCCCCCACATTGCTGGCGTGCTTGGCCTGTCTGCGGCACTAGACTGGCTGACCACGCTGGACTGGCACGCCGCAGAGCAGCACAGCCAGCAGTTAGCACAGCTTGCCGAAACGCATCTGGCGCAGTTCCCCGGCTTTCGCAGCTTCCGTAGCCCGCAGTCCAGCGTATTGTCCTTTGATATTGCCGATGTGCACCACAGCGATTTGGTTACGCTGTTAGCCGAAAGCGGCATCGCACTTCGTGCTGGGCATCACTGTGCGCAGCCATTAATGGACTCGCTCGGCGTCAGCGGCACGCTCCGTGCCTCGTTTGCCCCCTATAACAACCAACAGGATGTTGCTGCACTCATCGCCGCAGTGGGCAGCGCCCTTGAATTATTGATCGACTAA
- a CDS encoding transcriptional regulator GcvA, whose product MSKRLPPLNALRVFDAAARHLSFTKAAEELFVTQAAVSHQIKSLEDFLGLKLFRRRNRSLLLTEEGQSYYLDIKEIFSSLNEATRKLQSRSAKGALTVSLLPSFAIHWLVPRLSSFNSDYPGIDVRIQAVDRDEDRLADDVDVAIFYGRGNWPGLRVEKLYAEYLLPVCSPVLLTGNHPLKTPDDLVAHTLLHDASRRDWLSYTRQLGVQINVQQGPIFSHSAMVLQAAIHGQGVALANNVMAQTEIEAGRLVCPFNDVLVSRNAFYLVCHDSQAELGKIAAFRHWILARAASEQEKFRFRYDNGTR is encoded by the coding sequence ATGTCAAAACGTCTCCCTCCGCTCAACGCATTGCGCGTTTTTGATGCGGCGGCTCGCCATTTAAGTTTTACCAAAGCAGCAGAAGAACTGTTTGTCACGCAGGCTGCCGTCAGCCACCAGATTAAGTCACTGGAAGATTTCCTGGGGCTTAAATTATTCCGCCGTCGTAATCGCTCCCTGCTACTGACGGAAGAGGGGCAAAGTTACTATCTTGATATCAAAGAGATCTTCTCCTCTTTGAATGAGGCAACCCGTAAGTTGCAATCCCGCAGCGCCAAAGGCGCGTTAACGGTCAGCTTGCTGCCCAGCTTTGCTATTCATTGGCTGGTGCCGCGTCTTTCGAGTTTTAACTCCGACTATCCGGGGATTGATGTGCGTATTCAGGCGGTGGATCGCGATGAAGATCGTCTGGCGGATGATGTGGATGTCGCGATTTTCTATGGTCGGGGAAACTGGCCGGGGCTGCGGGTTGAAAAGCTGTATGCCGAATATCTGCTGCCGGTTTGCTCGCCCGTATTGCTGACGGGGAATCACCCGTTAAAAACGCCGGATGATTTGGTGGCACATACGCTGCTGCATGATGCGTCGCGTCGTGACTGGCTGTCCTATACGCGCCAGCTTGGCGTGCAGATTAACGTGCAGCAAGGGCCGATTTTCAGCCACAGCGCGATGGTGTTGCAGGCGGCGATTCACGGGCAGGGCGTGGCGCTGGCGAATAATGTGATGGCACAGACGGAAATCGAAGCCGGGCGACTGGTGTGTCCGTTTAACGATGTGCTGGTCAGCCGGAATGCTTTTTATCTGGTATGTCATGACAGTCAGGCAGAACTGGGTAAAATAGCCGCCTTTCGCCATTGGATTCTGGCGCGGGCAGCCAGCGAACAGGAAAAATTTCGCTTCCGCTATGACAACGGCACGCGCTGA
- the truC gene encoding tRNA pseudouridine(65) synthase TruC, with protein sequence MLEIIYQDEHLVAVNKPSGWLVHRSWLDRKEKVVVMQTVRDQIGQHVYTVHRLDRPTSGVLLLALSSEVARALSQQFESHQMQKMYHAVVRGYVLDDGVIDYALTEELDKIADKFTNPDKAPQPAVTHYRSLAQVEMPVAIGRYPTARYSLMELKPQTGRKHQLRRHMSHIHHPIIGDTAHGDLRHNRGMESHFSCGRLMLHASELQLNHPVSGQPLTLQARWDAPWQGVMTQFGWQGILPEFEGVEFPADSGQDSDHFAGQ encoded by the coding sequence ATGCTTGAGATTATTTATCAGGATGAGCATCTGGTTGCCGTCAATAAACCCAGTGGCTGGTTAGTCCATCGTAGCTGGCTGGATCGCAAAGAAAAAGTCGTGGTGATGCAGACCGTGCGCGATCAGATCGGCCAGCACGTGTATACCGTTCATCGTCTCGACAGGCCGACATCCGGCGTGTTGCTGCTCGCGTTGTCCAGCGAGGTGGCCCGTGCGCTATCACAGCAGTTTGAATCACACCAGATGCAAAAAATGTATCATGCCGTTGTGCGGGGCTATGTGCTGGATGATGGTGTGATCGATTATGCGCTCACTGAAGAGCTGGACAAGATCGCCGACAAGTTTACCAATCCTGATAAGGCGCCGCAGCCTGCTGTCACGCATTACCGTTCCTTGGCGCAGGTCGAAATGCCGGTCGCCATCGGCCGCTACCCAACGGCACGCTACAGTCTGATGGAGCTGAAACCACAGACCGGACGCAAGCACCAACTCCGCCGCCATATGTCACATATCCACCATCCGATTATTGGCGATACCGCGCACGGCGACCTGCGACACAATCGCGGCATGGAATCGCACTTCTCCTGCGGCAGGCTCATGCTGCATGCCAGCGAGTTGCAACTGAATCATCCGGTGAGCGGTCAGCCATTGACGTTGCAGGCGCGTTGGGATGCGCCGTGGCAGGGCGTGATGACACAGTTTGGCTGGCAGGGGATTCTCCCTGAGTTTGAAGGGGTTGAGTTTCCTGCCGACTCAGGTCAGGATAGCGATCATTTCGCTGGGCAGTAG
- the syd gene encoding SecY-interacting protein, giving the protein MEHEVVSALAAFTQRYVACWQQEKGHLPASEALYGIPSPCIVENHDDTVHWLPQPFVPSAALDGVERALEISLHPDVHAFYTAQYAGDMAAQFDSLSCQLLQVWSEEDFTRMQENLIGHLLTQKRLKLTPTLFLATTDSELTMVSLCNVSGEIILEEFGTKKRQTLAPTLAVFLSGLKPLAV; this is encoded by the coding sequence ATGGAGCATGAGGTTGTTTCAGCGCTGGCGGCGTTTACCCAGCGCTATGTTGCCTGTTGGCAGCAGGAAAAGGGGCATTTGCCTGCCAGTGAAGCGCTTTACGGTATACCTTCCCCGTGTATTGTCGAAAATCATGACGATACCGTTCACTGGCTGCCGCAGCCTTTTGTTCCTTCAGCCGCATTGGATGGTGTGGAACGTGCGCTGGAAATCAGCCTGCATCCTGATGTTCATGCTTTTTACACCGCGCAGTATGCTGGGGATATGGCGGCGCAGTTTGATTCGCTATCGTGCCAGTTGTTGCAGGTGTGGAGCGAAGAGGATTTCACTCGGATGCAGGAGAATCTGATTGGTCATTTATTAACGCAGAAGCGCCTTAAGCTCACTCCGACGCTGTTTTTAGCGACAACCGATTCGGAGCTGACAATGGTGTCGCTGTGTAATGTTTCTGGGGAAATTATCCTGGAAGAATTTGGCACGAAAAAACGTCAGACTTTAGCGCCAACGCTGGCGGTGTTTCTTTCTGGCCTTAAGCCGTTAGCGGTCTAA